The following nucleotide sequence is from Salvia miltiorrhiza cultivar Shanhuang (shh) chromosome 7, IMPLAD_Smil_shh, whole genome shotgun sequence.
GCAGCAGATGTgattaggctttcgagatgttGTGCTTCTTGGCTAAGTCCACCATAATTAAAGGTCTCTATGAAATGGAGCAACAAAGCAGCCTTCTTCTCGAGGGAATGGATCTGATAGTTGtggaaagaagtggaaaggttaGGATGGGTCATCATCTGCTGAATATTGTTCAAGAGAGAAACCAGAGCTGCATAAGCTGCCATCTCAAATTAATCCTTCGATTAGATTAAACTGCAGTCTGCAGATTGCTCCAAACGAAAGAGGGGTTTTGTTTTTAGTTGAGTTTTTGAAAGAGATACGGCCCACAGAAGAAGATGAAAATCTGATTAGGTTGAAGTTGGTGGGAGTGTGCTTATCAGCTTATGTAGTTATGTTTAGCTTTTTAATTATTTAGCccaaaatagtttttttttttagcttgCCCAAAATAGTTTATTTGGGGCTGCTGATTTTACGTGTAGCTTTGTTTTACTAAATACAGTACAACCAGGAGTCGAACTTGTATTTCATCTGCATTGCTACGGTCATGTATTTCATCTCTCACTTCAATTTATATTCTTCCTTTGTTGATTTTCATTTACGTTGTCACTTTTGGACAGCATCATGTATGAATATTAATTGATGTTATTTATTGATTGGAGGTCTGCCTAACCGTTCACCCGTTGgttgtttttcaaaaaaataaaataaaagagtcGAACTTGTATAAATTAAGTTTGttgatttattataatttttaaattttaaatttatttgatatataacttttaaattttaCAATATTTATATAGGCATAAAATGAGACGCTGTACAATAGAAGAATGCGAAGATGGCATAATGAGTACAAGATATATTGCAAtactaaattaaaattaataacaataaaataaaatgtcaaTGACAtactacaaaattaaattttatctaGCGTGGTGTGTGTTCGTTGGTCTAAATGTCTGAAATTAAAAGTTTTAGATTTGAgttctttaaatttaatattttaattattaaaaaatttagtaTATATGTATTGACATAATGAAAAAGTGATTCAGACTAAAAATTTTAAGTTTGAATCCACAGTCACttgatatttaaaattatttgttaaACTACTCATTtattattcataaaaaaaactCCAACAACTTCACAAGTGtgttttcccttttttttcatGGTACACACAATTATTGAAAAACACTTTTTTATTAAGaagattattaaaattattgaaaaaacaCTCGCCTGACAAATTCTGTGAATTTTCATGTATACTGTAAAAAAAcatctcattttttattttcacataaGTTCCAAATGTTAGATTAAAATCTGAACTCTCAAGTGAAACGATGATGTTTGAGAGTTGATGTGGAGAtaaaaaatttgatattatatatttttatttttttcaattatcaaaTTAACTTCCAACGAATCATGTCACCTTGTAGTTAATCAGAATTTTGACtcgaattataaataaaacaataaaaaaaattatattatatttatagcTTTTATAAATTCAAGCTAAAAAATCAACATAAAGTTAAAGCTCgggactatttttttttttttttataataaccCTTTTATTAATTGTAATCAAATAGTACTACAAATTTATTACAGATTTACAGGTTCCATttacaaaagaaaaatattaatattaataataaataatgtaTCTTCCTCGCCGCCTCGCCCCCGCCTTATATTAAAACACACAACACATAATTTTCGCTAAGTTAGCTACGAAGGAAGTTTGTGGAATCCACACAATGGGAAACGGTAATTCCATCGCCACCATTGATCAAATCGTGTTATGCAAATCTGAAGAAATATACCACTGGAAAACGCATAGCACACTCATGCAGTAGTATTGAATTGAGATTTTGGTGGATAATTTGATGTAAATCTGCCTTCAATTTTCAGGTGACAAAAATCGGCCCAGCAAAAGGATCAAGTTCTCAAAGGTTCTTAAAATTCGTTGATGCATATATGTTTCTTTCCTGCGATTCTTCGGCACCCTATCACAATCCTGaatatttattgttttaattcctTGATTTAAAGGATGAACATAGGGCTTCGACTGCAGAAGACTATAGTTCTCACTTCGGAGAAGATTTGGAGGATGATCCTCGTGATGGTACGAATACTTCGATTGAATTGCAGCGTTAAATTCTACATTTATTTTCCTTTTGAAGTAGCGTGTATTGAGTTGCTTGATTTATATTCTAGGTGAGGGGAAAAAGAGGGATTTCTCGAAATTGGAACTCAAACCTGATCACATGAATCGGCCCTTATGGGCTTGTGCCGATGGTCGGATTTTCCTTGAAACTTTCTCCTCATTATACAAACAGGCGTATGATTTCCTCATTGCGATTGCTGAACCTGTTTGCAGGTATGGTTTCGCTGCGGTTTGGTATAATGTGCGTCTgtttcttcatttttatttgCCAAATTTTAGCACTTGATGGTAGTTGACAAATAAAGATGCTTCCTATTGTTAGTTAAACCCCAAGTATGACAGTGAACTTGGACAGAAAACTTCACTGGTGTTCTCTTTTAGTGAACTTGTTTTTGTTAGTGTGTTCATGTCTTGGAAATATATTGTTCGTGAGTACTATACATCTCTGATAATAGTGAAGCATTAAAGTACTGTATACTGTCCTGAATGATTTGTTCCCAATTAGTCAGAGTCTATACATCTATCATATTCCTCTCGACGTACTTCTGCTGGATTATTTGGAATTGACAGTGGCTGTATAGCTTAGAGGACAAAGCTAGCATTTGAAACAGCCTACCATTTTAATGGAGAAAAAGAAGATTGTATAGATGCTTTTGTTTAGTCATTTGCTTTTTTAATAGTTGTTATGTGCATTTCAATATTATGAAGTAGGATTTAATGTGCATGTTGCTCTACAGGCCAGAGTCGATGCACGAGTACAACTTGACTCCACATTCTTTATATGCAGCAGTGTCGGTGGGACTTGAGACAGAAACCATCATATCTGTCTTGAATAAACTATCAAAAACCAAGCTTCCAAAAGAAATGATTGACTTCATTCATAATTCTACTGCTAATTATGGCAAAGTGAAGCTGGTCCTGAAGAAGAATAAATACTTTGTCGAATCCCCATTTCCAGAGGTAAGATCTGTTGCTATACTTGGGTTCTAGGAAATATGGGGCGGTATCTTATATAACTGATGCTTTTCTCCAGGTGTTAAAGACATTGCTTAAAGACGACGTTATAGGACGAGCTAGGATTTCCTCTGAGGTATGTACTTAGTGAGATCAGCTTACTCTGATCTAACTATCAAACTACTTAGAGTTGTCATACAAGTTTTTGACTTCTGTGTCTACAGGGATCACGTGGTGCTGATGGGTTTACAGTTGGAAAATCTGCTGGTGAAATAGAAGGTACTCATGAAGAGTTGCTTAATGAAGCTGAGTTGGCAGCTGCAGCTGAAGAAAAAGAAACTCATGCATTTGAAATTGACCCTACTCAGGTTGGTTCTTGGATGCCTTCAAGCCAAAATTTGAGTCTCTTGTTGCTTCTAATATATTCAACCTCTGGCTTCATTCCTGGATAATTCATCTTATATTGGGTTTTGTAAGTATTTTGTTTGAGAAATTTGTCTAATCCAGTTAGTTTTGATTATTCCCTacaaataaacaataataaCTGAAGTAATTTGTTGAGGAGCCTTAAATGGTGTGCAAGCATTGTGCACATTTGTGGTGTTTTGAGGAACCAACCGACTATAGTAGTGCTATTCTTGATATATGAGGTTCAGATCTGTGGCCAAAATGCAACAACAGAGTTTTCCCTGATCACTGTTTTTGGTTTTCTAACTTTGCTGATCAAAACCAGCTGGCTGGGGAATCAACTATTTGATTAGTTATTGAACTGTTTTCTGATCATGCTTTCCCCATTTTGCCTTTGATTGGCTTAGGTCTATAAATTTGAGATGTGTCACGTGTCAAACCTCTGAAAGTTAACATAGATCACCTTCTCATAATTTGGCTTCTTTCTTGCAGGTTGAAAATGTAAAGCAACGATGTTTACCCAATGCTTTAAATTATCCAATGTTGGAGGAATATGACTTCAGAAATGATCCGGTCAGTAGCTTCAAAATCTGCACTGGGGTTAAGCAAGGACAGGAGCTTGAACGTCATGGTTATCATTATTGAAAAGTTCCACTGATGTTCTGCATATTGCAGGTCAACCCTGATCTTGAGGTGGAGTTGAAGCCCCATGCGCAACCACGTCCTTATCAAGAAAAGAGTCTTAGCAAGATGTTTGGAAATGGTAATGGTCTTTAGATCCAACCTACAGgcattattcattattttcaaaattttatttataatctcTGAGGTCCTATTATTTATCTGTAAAAAACAAGCTTAAACTTGAGAATATATGAGGAGTTAAGTTAGGTAGCAATACGGAGTGGTGGTAGTGTTTCTACTCCTAGACTCCTAGTGAATATTGAAAGACTGAGGAAAAGAAGCTTCAGTTTGCCATTTATTCTGGGAGCAACCTGTTTTAAAATCCATTCTCAATACTTTACCATGGCTTAGGCAGATTATATGCTCTTGTCATACTTGGAAATGGATCTGATTCCCTGTTAATCAATTATCTTATGGCTTGGAGATAGGGTAGGGGGCATTGCATTTGGGAAGACGGATTGAGCTTTTTGTGGTTTAGGGTCCTGTAGAAGAATCTTGTATCAtgctaagtcaaaattttccgACATTTCAGGCAGGGCCCGTTCTGGTATTATTGTGCTACCTTGTGGTGCGGGGAAATCTTTAGTTGGTGTATCTGCAGCTTGCCGAATAAGAAAGAGTTGTCTTTGTTTGGCTACAAATGCGGTGTCTGTGGATCAATGGGCTTTCCAGTTCAAGCTGTGGTCAACCATCAAAGAAGAACAAATATGTCGTTTCACATCTGACAGCAAAGAAAGATTCCGCGGCAATGCTGGGGTGGTGGTGACAACATACAATATGATTGCATTTGGTGGAAAACGTTCTGAAGAAGCAGAAAAAATAATTGAGGAAATAAGGAACCGAGAGTGGGGATTGCTTCTCATGGACGAGGTAATGTGTCATCGGTAAATGGTGTATGTTTATCCTCATATTACATATATTGGGTGAATATGAAGCTTTTCTGGAGTTAAGATGT
It contains:
- the LOC130994818 gene encoding general transcription and DNA repair factor IIH helicase subunit XPB1; translation: MGNGDKNRPSKRIKFSKDEHRASTAEDYSSHFGEDLEDDPRDGEGKKRDFSKLELKPDHMNRPLWACADGRIFLETFSSLYKQAYDFLIAIAEPVCRPESMHEYNLTPHSLYAAVSVGLETETIISVLNKLSKTKLPKEMIDFIHNSTANYGKVKLVLKKNKYFVESPFPEVLKTLLKDDVIGRARISSEGSRGADGFTVGKSAGEIEGTHEELLNEAELAAAAEEKETHAFEIDPTQVENVKQRCLPNALNYPMLEEYDFRNDPVNPDLEVELKPHAQPRPYQEKSLSKMFGNGRARSGIIVLPCGAGKSLVGVSAACRIRKSCLCLATNAVSVDQWAFQFKLWSTIKEEQICRFTSDSKERFRGNAGVVVTTYNMIAFGGKRSEEAEKIIEEIRNREWGLLLMDEVHVVPAQMFRKVIALTKSHCKLGLTATLVREDERITDLNFLIGPKLYEANWLDLVKGGFIANVQCAEVWCPMTKEFFAEYLKKENSKKKQALYVMNPNKFRACEFLIRFHEQQRGDKIIVFADNLFALTEYAMKLRKPMIYGATSHPERTKILEAFKTSRDVNTIFLSKVGDNSIDIPEANVIIQISSHAGSRRQEAQRLGRILRAKGKPQDRVAGGKEEYNAFFYSLVSTDTQEMYYSTKRQQFLIDQGYSFKVITSLPPADTGAELSYHRLDDQLALLGKVLSAGDNEVGLEQLEEDADDIALQKARRSAGSMSAMSGANGRVYMEYSTGKKLHGQMKSKPKDPAKRHHLFKKRFG